In the Acidobacteriota bacterium genome, TCACCGACTTGCGCACCATCCGTGCGGCGGCCTTCATGCTCGACCGTCACGAGCCGGCGCCCGGTTCATGGACGCGCCTGCAGGCCGCCGTGGCCGCGGAACCGGCCCCGAAAGGCCGGCTGCTCGCCATGCCAGAGCTTGGGCGCCGAAGCCTTGGCGGAGGCGGCGCGAACTGGCCCGTGTGGCTGGGCGCCGCCGCGGCGCTGGTGCTGGCGACCGTGATCGGCCTGCTGCCGCTGATGTCGCGTGACAACGCGCCAGCCGACAACGCGGCCGAGGCCACCGGGCGCGCGATCAGCGTCGAGTCGGTGGCCGCAGAATTCGAAGCGGCCGAGAAGCACTACCAGAAGGCGATTGACGACCTGCAGACCATTGCCAACCAGGACAACGGCGAACTCGACCCGCAGGTGGCGTCGGTCCTGCAGAAGAACTTGACGGTGATCGACCAGGCGATCAGCGAGAGCCGCGCCGCGCTCAAGTCGCAGCCGGCCAGCACCAACGCGCAGGACGGCCTGTTCGACGCCCTCCGCACCAAGGTGGCGCTGCTGCAGACCACGGTCGAGTTGATCAACGAAATGCGTAAGGGCAATCAAGCCGAGGCAGGGCGCCGCATCCAGACCCTGTCGCAGTAACGGACGTTATGCCGAACCGATTCTTCCCACGCCTGATTGTCGCCCTCGCCTTGGTCGCGAGCGCCTCGCCGGCCAGTGCCGCGGTCACCCTGCGCGGCCTGCTGCTGGACGAAGGCGGCCCGCGTCCGAGCTGGTTCGAGCGCTACCAGGATTCGCGCCAGGGCCCCGAAACGGTTGACAAGACCTCGCAGACCTTCAAGGTCGACGAGGGCGCGGCGCTCGACCTCACCGGCATCGCCGGCGACGTCCGAGTCACCGGCAGCAGCGGTAACGAGATTCGCGTCGAGGCCACCAGGCGGGTCCGCCATCGCAGCGCAGACGAGGCCAAGCGGCTGTTGAGCGAGTTGCGGGTGGAGATGAACAACTTCAACGGCCGTGTCGAAGTGCGCTCGGTCTACCCGCGCCGCGGCAACGGGGACCGCGGCTTTTCGGGCCGAATCGACTACGTGATTGCCGTCCCCACGGGCGCTTCGGTCGCCGTCAAGTCCATCTCCGGTGACGTGATCGTCTCGGGCGTGCGCGGTGAAGTGCGGGCCGAGACGATCAGCGGCGATGTCAGCGTCGACTCCGCCCCCAACCTGGCGCTCGCCAAAACGGTGTCGGGCGACGTGACCGCCCGCGACGCCGGCGGCGCGTCGACGATGGTGCTCAGCACGGTCAGCGGCTCGGTGATCGCCTCCGGGCTCAAAGTGCGGACGCTCCAGGCCGGCTCGGTCAGCGGCAATGTCCGGCTGTCGGGGACGCAGGTCGAGCGGGTCGAGGCCAAGTCGGTGTCGGGCAACATCGACTTCGATGCCCCGCTCATCAAGGCCGGCCGGTACGCCTTCACCTCCCACTCCGGCAACGTCCGTATCGTCCTCTCGGGCAACACCGGTTTCGAACTGGACGCCGACACGTTCAGCGGCAGCGTGCGGTCGGACGTGCCGGTGACCCTGCGGACCATGGGCCGCAACGACCGTGACCAACGGCGGGGCGCCAGCAACCGCGCCATCCGCGGCGCCTACGGCGACGCCAGCGCCCTGGTTGCGGTTCGCAGCCATAGCGGTTCGGTCGTGATTACCAAGAAGTAACCCTTCGACTCGTAACCGGACGCTAAGCGTCCGGTTACTCGCTCAGGGCAGGCCCTTGCCCTACTTGGGGCCTGCAGCTGCCCTCCAGATGGCCTGCCATGAGCGAGATGGGTGTCCAGCCGGGCTGGACGCCTATCGAGTCGAATGGCACTCTTCTGGCATAATGAACCCCGAAGGCGGTCCCCCGGATCGCCGCCAGGAGGAGAACGCATGAAGGTCAGGATTCTTGTCGCAATGCTTGCGGCCGTGTTGACAGCGGGCGTCGTGTCCGCGCAAACCACCCCGCAAGGCCAGGTGCCCGCGGGCGAGGCGAGCCTCGGGTCGGTAAGCCTGCCCCGGAGCGTAATGGCCGACGGCAAGGCGCTGAAGGCCGGGACCTACCAGGTCCGCCTGACCGCGCAGGCCGTGACGCCGGTCGTGCCCGGACAGACCATGGAGCGCTGGGTCGAGTTCGTCCAGGGGGGCAAGGTGGCCGGCCGCGAGGTCGTCAGCATCATCCCCGCGGCCGAAGCCAAGGACCTGCAGCCCGGCCCCGACGCGCCCGCCTCGACGCGGACGGGCACAAGGGTGGAAATGCTGAAGGGGAACGAGTACCTGCGCGTCTGGATCAACCGCGCCGGTGTCGGCTACCTCATTCACATGCCGCCCGCGATGTAACACCGCGAGCCGTACACGACAAAGCCGGGGACCGCACGACGCGGTACCCGGCTTTTTCTATTGGTGGCCCGTCACCCGCCGATCGACATGACGTCGAACTGCTCGTGATGCAGGTGCACGTCGGGCTTGACGATGACGTCGCGGCGCAGCAGTTCCTTGAGGTCGCGCAGCACGCCCTTCTCTTCCTCCTGCAGCGCGCGGGCGATGTCGGGATTGACCCGCAGCAGCACACCCGGGCCGTCCAGGTCCGAGCCCACCTTCTTCACTTCCGACAGGATCTCGTAGCAGACCGTGGCACTCGACTTGATGGTGCCGGCGCCCGAGCAATACGGGCACGGCTCGGTCAGCACGCGCTCGAGGCTCTGCTTCACGCGCTTGCGCGTGACGATCACCAGGCCGAAGTCCGAGACCTGCAGGGCCTTTGACGGCGCGCGGTCCTTGCGCAGCTCCTGCTCGACCGCCCCGAACACCTTCAGGCGGTTCTTCTTCTCCTCCATGTCGATGAAGTCGCAGACGATGATGCCGCCGAGGTCGCGCAGCCGGATCTGGCGGACGATTTCCTTGGCCGCTTCGAGGTTGGTCTTGATGATGGTGTCTTCGAGCCGGCCGGCGGTCTTCTTGCCGACATAGCGGCCGGTGTTGACGTCGATCGCGACCAGCGCCTCGGTCTGATTGATCACGATCGAGCCGCCCGACTTGAGCCACACCTTGCTGCGCAGTGCCTTGTCGAGTTCGGCCTGGACCCCGTATTCGTCGAAGATCGGGAAGTCCTTGTCATAGAGCTTCACGCGCGGCGCCAGGCCCGGCATGATGCGACCGATGAACTCGAGCGCCCGCTGGTGTTCACCGGCATGATCGATGCGAATCGCCGAGTAGTCGTCGGTGAGCAGGTCGCGCAGCAGCTTGGCGACGAGGCTGGGCTCCTGGTAGACGGTCACCGGCGAGCGCTTCTGCTCGCCGCGCTGCCGCATGTCGACCCAGATCTTGTAGAAGTAGTTGAGGTCGGCGAGGATGTCGTCCTTGGAGCGGTTCGACGCCGCCGTGCGGATGATCACGCCACCGCTGAAGTGGTGCTGCTCACGGAACTCCTTGACGATGCCGCGCAGGCGCGTGCGCTCCTCACGGCTGTCGATCTTGCGGGAGATGCCGATGTGGTCGACAGTCGGCATGAACACGAGGAAGCGCCCCGGCAGCGTGACGTGGCAGGTCAGGCGCGCGCCCTTGGTGCCGAGCGGCTCCTTGGCCACCTGGACGATCACGTCCTGGCCCTCTTTCAGGAGCTCTTCGATCTTGGGCTCCGGCGCCCGTTCCTTGCCCTCTTCGCGGTCACCACGTCCGCCACGGCCACGGCCGCGGCGCTCGGGCGCGGCCGTACCCTCGGCCCCGGCCTCGGCACCATTGGCACCCGCACCCTCGGCACCCTCGCCCTTGGAACCATTGGCACCCCTGGCACCTTTGGCACCTTCGTCGTCGTCGTCGTCCTTGTCGTACTCGTCGAGGTTGGCGATGACGTCCGAGACATACAGGAAGCCGTCGCGCTCGAGGCCGATGTCGACGAATGACGACTGCATGCCGGGCAGGACCTTCGACACCCGGCCCTTGTAGACGTTGCCGACGACGCCGCGATTCTGCTCGCGCTCGACAAACAGCTCAGCGAGCTGATCGTCCTCGAGAATGGCGACACGGGTTTCGTGGCCATTCGAGGCGATGATCATTTCTTTGTTCATGGAAAGTGCCCTGTCAGAATCGGGAACCGGGAACCGGGAACCGGGAGACGACGTACACGACTCCCGACTCCCGACTCCCGACTCCCGCCATAGTCGGCATCAGTTCGTAAACCGCCGCATCCGCACGTTGAGGATGAGGCCGAACCCGGCGAGCGTCGCGATCAGGGAGGAGCCGCCGTAACTCATGAGCGGCAGCGTGAGCCCCTTGACCGGCGCCAGACCCGCCGACATGGTGATGTTGTAGACAACCTGGAACGTGAACGACGAGAGCACGCCCAGGACGAGATAAGCGCCGAGTCGGTCCTTGGCCAGCCGGGCCGCATCGAGCGCGCGCATGATAACGAACAGGTACAACCCGAGTGCGACGAGCACGCCGACCAGCCCCTGCTCCTCGGCGAGCACCGAGAAGATGAAGTCGTTGTGCGCGACGGGAAGGAAGCGCAGCTGCCCCTGCGTGCCTCCCATGTAGCCTTTGCCCCACACGCCGCCGGAGCCGACGGTGATGCGGGCCTGGATTTGCTGATACCCGGCGCCACGGGGGTCCTGGGCCGGGTCGAGGAAGGTGGAAATGCGTTCCCGCTGGTAGTCCTGCAGGCCGAACTTGTAGGCGATGGGCGCCGCCAGCACGGCCAGCAGCACCATGGTGTAGATGTACTTCATTGGCATGCCGGCCACGAAGACGACGACCAGCAGGATCGGCAACAACGTGACCGCGGTGCCCAGGTCGGGTTGGCGGGCAATGGCCAGGAACGGAATGGCGGTGAGGGCAACGGCCAGGGCCAGATCGGTATTGGTCAGGGCCGGCCGCCGCTCTTCGCCGAGCATCTTCGCCAGCATCAACGCCAGCGTGGCCTTCGCGAATTCCGACGGCTGGAGGTTGAACACGCCCAGGTCAATCCAGCGGCGCGACCCGCCGCGCACCGCCCCGAAAAACAGCACGCCGACGAGCGCCACCATCATCGCCAGATAGAAGAAGTGCGACTTGTCGGCCAGCGAGCGATAGTCGAACGACAGGCACAGCACCATGGCCACGGCGCCCAGCCCCAGCGCGTAGACCTGCGTCCAGTAGACCGGACCGGCGCCGCCGGTGGTGCTGTAGATCATGGCCAGGCCCATCGCGCAGATGGCGAGCACGGCGCCGATCAGCGCCCAGTCGATGTGATAGTAGAGCCGGCGCTCGAACACTAGCGCCCTCCCCCGGCCGGACCGGTCATCGCCGTGGTGCGGACCGGTGCCGCCGGCACAGGCACAGGCACAGGAACGGGTACCGGCGCCGCCGCCGGGGGCGGCGCGAGCACCGGCAACGGCTCGCCGTCACGCTGCGCGTAATAGGTCTGGATGATGTGCTTCGCGATCGGCGACGCCAACGACCCGTGCTCGCCGTGCTCGGTGAAGATGACGCCCGCCAGCTCGGGATTGTCCTTCGGCGTCATGAACACGAACCAGCCGTGGTCGCGCAGGTCGCGGTCGGTGCCGCGGGCGCGCTTCTTGCCCTGGAGGGAAATCACCTGCGCCGTGCCGGTCTTGCCGGACACGTCGCGGCCCGGGATCATCGCGCGCCGCGCCGTGCCGGCGCCGTTGACCGCCAGCCACAAGCCGTCACGCACCGCGGAGATGGTCTCGGGTTTCATGAGGAACGGCGCGTATGGGCTCGGCGGCGCGGCCACCGGCTGCCAGCCATTACCGTCATCAAACGCCTTGACCAGGCGCGGCACCACGCGCGTGCCACCGTTGGCAATGCTGGCCATCATCACCGCCAGCCCCATCGGCGTTACGTCCACCATGCCCTGGCCGATCGCGACCGAAATGGTGTCACCGGCGTACCACCGCTCGTTGAAGCGCTTGCGCTTCCACTCCTGCGACGGGACGATGCTATCCGCCTCGTTGGGCAGGTCGATGCCGCTCTTGCCGTGCAGCCCCAGCTTCTCGCCCCACTTGTGGATGCGGTCGATGCCGAGCATGTCGCCAACCGTATAGAAGTAGGTGTTGCACGACTTTTCGAGCGCACGCCGCATGTCCATGAATCCGTGCTTGCCGAGACACTGGAAGAAGCGGCCGTAAAACGTG is a window encoding:
- the rodA gene encoding rod shape-determining protein RodA, with the protein product MFERRLYYHIDWALIGAVLAICAMGLAMIYSTTGGAGPVYWTQVYALGLGAVAMVLCLSFDYRSLADKSHFFYLAMMVALVGVLFFGAVRGGSRRWIDLGVFNLQPSEFAKATLALMLAKMLGEERRPALTNTDLALAVALTAIPFLAIARQPDLGTAVTLLPILLVVVFVAGMPMKYIYTMVLLAVLAAPIAYKFGLQDYQRERISTFLDPAQDPRGAGYQQIQARITVGSGGVWGKGYMGGTQGQLRFLPVAHNDFIFSVLAEEQGLVGVLVALGLYLFVIMRALDAARLAKDRLGAYLVLGVLSSFTFQVVYNITMSAGLAPVKGLTLPLMSYGGSSLIATLAGFGLILNVRMRRFTN
- a CDS encoding zf-HC2 domain-containing protein, producing the protein MTCSDLNAALVDFVDGRLDPATQRNVERHLEACDLCGALVTDLRTIRAAAFMLDRHEPAPGSWTRLQAAVAAEPAPKGRLLAMPELGRRSLGGGGANWPVWLGAAAALVLATVIGLLPLMSRDNAPADNAAEATGRAISVESVAAEFEAAEKHYQKAIDDLQTIANQDNGELDPQVASVLQKNLTVIDQAISESRAALKSQPASTNAQDGLFDALRTKVALLQTTVELINEMRKGNQAEAGRRIQTLSQ
- a CDS encoding Rne/Rng family ribonuclease, which translates into the protein MNKEMIIASNGHETRVAILEDDQLAELFVEREQNRGVVGNVYKGRVSKVLPGMQSSFVDIGLERDGFLYVSDVIANLDEYDKDDDDDEGAKGARGANGSKGEGAEGAGANGAEAGAEGTAAPERRGRGRGGRGDREEGKERAPEPKIEELLKEGQDVIVQVAKEPLGTKGARLTCHVTLPGRFLVFMPTVDHIGISRKIDSREERTRLRGIVKEFREQHHFSGGVIIRTAASNRSKDDILADLNYFYKIWVDMRQRGEQKRSPVTVYQEPSLVAKLLRDLLTDDYSAIRIDHAGEHQRALEFIGRIMPGLAPRVKLYDKDFPIFDEYGVQAELDKALRSKVWLKSGGSIVINQTEALVAIDVNTGRYVGKKTAGRLEDTIIKTNLEAAKEIVRQIRLRDLGGIIVCDFIDMEEKKNRLKVFGAVEQELRKDRAPSKALQVSDFGLVIVTRKRVKQSLERVLTEPCPYCSGAGTIKSSATVCYEILSEVKKVGSDLDGPGVLLRVNPDIARALQEEEKGVLRDLKELLRRDVIVKPDVHLHHEQFDVMSIGG
- a CDS encoding DUF4097 family beta strand repeat-containing protein translates to MPNRFFPRLIVALALVASASPASAAVTLRGLLLDEGGPRPSWFERYQDSRQGPETVDKTSQTFKVDEGAALDLTGIAGDVRVTGSSGNEIRVEATRRVRHRSADEAKRLLSELRVEMNNFNGRVEVRSVYPRRGNGDRGFSGRIDYVIAVPTGASVAVKSISGDVIVSGVRGEVRAETISGDVSVDSAPNLALAKTVSGDVTARDAGGASTMVLSTVSGSVIASGLKVRTLQAGSVSGNVRLSGTQVERVEAKSVSGNIDFDAPLIKAGRYAFTSHSGNVRIVLSGNTGFELDADTFSGSVRSDVPVTLRTMGRNDRDQRRGASNRAIRGAYGDASALVAVRSHSGSVVITKK